The following proteins are co-located in the Vigna unguiculata cultivar IT97K-499-35 chromosome 9, ASM411807v1, whole genome shotgun sequence genome:
- the LOC114164212 gene encoding tudor domain-containing protein 3, with protein sequence MEENSRGWDSGMVMETLRQRGWCLEDTDNLKAIIVIQSALADEPSKFLRSVESELLNSDLRSIGAKSLPQPSLLRNASSFLHGPKVLQINSVRDISKSSVDEFLRNSGDRRVLRLCLTDGHSEITAVEYSHVPSIPDNVVPGTKIRLENKVAVHSGIVCLTPKVLTVLGGVVQSLYDEWEMNKKYSGFSRSSLRKLENRDTGGPPQFVKLQVGSYSGITDYNSSRSRKPVADVGEAEMRPTGIADYNSSRNHKQTAMLSTTEKRPTDIPQGPNQKADILDVNLESNLPQQRAQDKASSSGTRPKEVVESVPVQNQAAAQKLLQKLNQPNQNDRRGRGWKHRGKGKEEDPVVFTLEEYENRKAQTKLTNMDKDLYISHDEDLARQLQNQLNLEDSREGWGVGTHEAKAQDIRMSMFTYERDSESSHQMAQGGRRGRGRGRGRGRGRGRGRYG encoded by the exons ATGGAGGAGAACTCGAGAGGTTGGGATTCCGGAATGGTGATGGAAACCCTAAGGCAAAGAGGTTGGTGTTTGGAAGACACAGACAATTTGAAGGCCATCATCGTCATTCAATCCGCACTCGCTGATGAACCTTCCAAATTCCTACGTTCTGTCGAGTCAGAGCTCCTCAATTCGGACCTCCGATCCATTGGCGCCAAGTCTCTACCCCAACCCTCTCTTCTTCGCAATGCTTCATCTTTTCTTCACGGCCCAAAAGTTCTTCAG ATAAATTCGGTGAGGGACATATCTAAGAGCAGCGTGGATGAGTTTTTGAGGAATTCAGGTGATCGGAGAGTTCTCAGATTGTGTCTCACTGATGGTCACTCCGAAATAACTGCCGTGGAATATTCTCACGTTCCTTCTATACCCGACAATGTTGTTCCGGGTACTAAG ATCCGTTTGGAAAATAAAGTTGCAGTTCACAGTGGAATTGTTTGCTTAACTCCTAAAGTATTGACTGTATTAGGAGGTGTTGTTCAGTCACTCTACGATGAATGGgagatgaataaaaaatattcaggATTCTCCCGGTCATCTTTAAGAAAGCTAGAGAATCGTGATACAGGTGGTCCTCCACAGTTTGTGAAGCTGCAGGTTGGATCTTACTCAG GTATTACAGATTATAACTCTAGTAGAAGTCGTAAGCCAGTTGCTGATGTTGGTGAAGCTGAGATGAGACCAACAGGTATTGCAGATTATAATTCTAGTAGAAATCATAAGCAAACTGCTATGCTCAGTACAACTGAGAAGAGACCAACTGATATCCCGCAAGGCCCCAATCAGAAAGCAGATATTTTGGACGTAAATCTAGAATCCAATCTACCTCAACAAAGAGCTCAAGACAAGGCTAGTAGTTCGGGCACAAGGCCAAAAGAAG TTGTGGAATCTGTTCCTGTGCAAAATCAAGCAGCTGCCCAAAAATTACTTCAGAAGCTGAATCAACCAAATCAGAATGATCGACGTGGTAGGGGTTGGAAACATAGGGGCAAAGGGAAAGAAGAAGATCCAGTTGTATTCACTCTGGAAGAATATGAAAATAGAAAGGCCCAGACAAAGCTTACTAATATGGACAAGGATCTATATATCAGTCATGATGAGGATCTTGCTAGGCAACTTCAAAATCAACTAAACCTTGAGGATTCTCGG GAAGGATGGGGCGTGGGTACTCATGAAGCCAAGGCACAAGATATTAGGATGAGTATGTTCACATATGAAAGGGATTCTGAAAGCAGCCATCAAATGGCAcaaggaggaagaagaggaagggGAAGGGGTAGAGGAAGGGGAAGAGGAAGGGGGAGAGGAAGATATGGTTGa
- the LOC114196246 gene encoding palmitoyl-acyl carrier protein thioesterase, chloroplastic-like: MVATAVTASFIPVVPSPDSGKGKQTQSGGGSASLRGLQPRNGLCGGLQVKANAHAPPKVNDTVKVEDDLPSSSPLTHAPRTFINQLPDWSMLLAAITTAFLAAEKQWMMLDWKPRRPDMLVDPFGIGKIVEDGLVFRQNFSIRSYEIGADKTASIETLMNHLQETALNHVKTAGLLGDGFGSTPEMCKKNLIWVVTKMQVVVDRYPKWGDVVQVDTWVSASGKNGMRRDWLVRDAQTGEILTRASSVWVMMNKVTRKLSKIPEEVRGEIGAYFVDSALVVEEDKRKLSKLDDSANFIRTGLSPRWSDLDVNQHVNNVKYIGWILESAPQPLLESHELCAMTLEYRRECGRNSVLDSLTDISGANVGSLADGGLFECKHLLRLEDGAEIVRGRTEWRPKSANNFGVVSQVSAEST, encoded by the exons ATGGTTGCAACAGCCGTAACGGCGTCGTTTATCCCTGTTGTGCCTTCGCCGGACTCTGGAAAAGGGAAGCAGACGCAGTCGGGTGGTGGCTCTGCGAGCCTTAGAGGACTCCAACCGAGAAATGGTTTATGCGGTGGCTTGCAGGTGAAGGCAAACGCTCATGCCCCTCCCAAGGTTAACGACACCGTGAAGGTTGAGGATGATTTGCCATCTTCATCGCCACTCACTCATGCTCCCAGGACTTTCATTAACCAGTTACCGGACTGGAGCATGCTTCTCGCCGCCATCACCACCGCCTTCCTAGCTGCGGAGAAGCAGTGGATGATGCTCGATTGGAAGCCGCGCCGCCCCGACATGCTCGTTGACCCCTTTGGGATAGGAAAGATTGTGGAGGACGGGCTTGTGTTCAGGCAGAACTTCTCAATTCGGTCCTACGAAATTGGCGCTGACAAAACCGCGTCTATAGAGACGTTGATGAATCATTTGCAG GAGACAGCTCTTAATCATGTTAAGACTGCGGGGCTTCTTGGTGATGGCTTTGGCTCCACGCCTGAAATGTGTAAGAAGAACTTGATTTGGGTGGTTACCAAGATGCAGGTTGTGGTTGATCGGTATCCTAAATG GGGTGATGTTGTTCAAGTCGACACTTGGGTTTCCGCATCAGGGAAGAATGGTATGCGTCGTGATTGGCTTGTGCGTGATGCCCAAACGGGTGAAATCTTGACAAGAGCCTCCAG TGTTTGGGTCATGATGAATAAAGTGACAAGGAAACTGTCTAAAATTCCCGAAGAAGTCAGGGGAGAGATAGGCGCTTATTTTGTGGATTCTGCTCTAGTTGTGGAAGAGGATAAAAGAAAGCTATCCAAACTTGATGATTCAGCTAATTTCATTCGCACTGGTTTAAGT CCTAGATGGAGTGATCTAGATGTTAACCAGCATGTTAACAATGTGAAATACATTGGGTGGATTCTGGAG AGTGCTCCACAACCACTTTTGGAGAGTCATGAGTTGTGTGCCATGACTTTGGAGTACAGAAGGGAGTGTGGCAGGAACAGTGTGCTGGATTCCCTGACTGATATATCTGGTGCTAATGTAGGCAGTTTAGCTGACGGTGGACTTTTTGAGTGCAAACACTTGCTTCGGCTTGAAGATGGTGCTGAAATTGTGAGGGGTAGGACCGAATGGAGACCCAAGTCTGCAAACAACTTTGGAGTTGTGAGTCAGGTTTCAGCAGAAAGCACCTAA
- the LOC114163807 gene encoding serine/threonine protein phosphatase 2A 57 kDa regulatory subunit B' kappa isoform-like produces the protein MLKQILSKLPKKLPKSDTSDSAQSDSGSATTFANVFQYSNVGVAISSKLNAVKRVSSVVFPASLSAGVEAVDPHISFKDVSNIQKQNLFISKLNLCCSVYDKNCTEQDVKHQILVELVDFVSSGSAKFTEPSIAAMCKMCSSNLFRVFPPKFRPSASGVETEDEELMFDPSWSHLKIVYDLLLQFINYNALDLKVAKLHIDNAFIVRLLDLFDSEDPRERDCLKAILHRIYGKFMVHRPFIRKCVSNIIYRFVFETERHNGIAELLEIFGSVICGFALPLKEEHKMFLFRVLMPLHKPKSVGSYHQQLTYCVLQFIDKDPTLASTVITGLLKYWPVTNSQKELMFISELEEVLDATIMTEFQKVMVPLFRRIACCLNSYHYQVAERAHLLWNNEHIFDVVSQNREVILPLVFTALVHNTQYHWNRAVLNQTENMRKMLSQMDEELVLACQLKLKEEDSRSSAAAEQRRVTWERLEAAATANIQPIAVAGDVLASPACSVAC, from the exons ATGTTAAAGCAAATTCTTAGCAAATTGCCAAAGAAGTTGCCAAAATCTGACACATCGGATTCTGCCCAGAGTGATTCTGGGAGTGCTACTACTTTTGCAAATGTCTTTCAGTATTCGAATGTTGGGGTTGCCATTTCAAGTAAATTAAATGCAGTGAAGCGGGTATCATCTGTGGTATTTCCAGCTAGCTTGAGTGCTGGAGTGGAAGCAGTTGATCCCCATATATCTTTCAAAGATGTTTCAAATATACAGAAGCAAAACCTGTTTATCAGTAAGTTGAATCTTTGCTGCAGTGTTTATGATAAGAATTGCACAGAGCAAGATGTTAAACATCAAATATTAGTAGAGCTTGTTGATTTTGTTTCTTCTGGATCTGCGAAGTTCACAGAACCATCAATAGCTGCAATGTGTAAAATGTGTTCAAGTAATTTGTTCAGGGTTTTCCCACCTAAGTTTCGTCCTAGTGCTTCTGGTGTAGAAACAGAAGATGAAGAGCTTATGTTTGATCCTTCCTGGTCTCACCTGAAAATTGTTTATGATCTTCTCCttcaattcataaattataacgCGCTTGATCTAAAGGTGGCAAAATTGCATATTGATAATGCGTTCATTGTTAGATTGCTTGACCTTTTTGATTCTGAGGACCCTAGAGAAAGAGATTGCCTGAAAGCAATTCTGCATAGAATCTATGGGAAATTCATGGTACACAGGCCTTTCATACGGAAATGTGTCAGCAATATCATCTACCGATTTGTTTTTGAGACTGAACGTCATAATGGAATTGCTGAGTTGCTGGAGATTTTTGGGAGTGTGATTTGTGGGTTTGCGTTGCCATTGAAGGAGGAGCACAAAATGTTTCTGTTTAGGGTTTTAATGCCTTTACACAAACCTAAATCTGTTGGTAGTTATCATCAGCAGTTAACATATTGTGTTTTACAGTTCATTGATAAGGATCCAACACTGGCTAGCACGGTGATAACGGGGCTATTGAAGTACTGGCCTGTAACAAATAGCCAAAAGGAGCTAATGTTCATAAGTGAGTTAGAAGAGGTTTTGGATGCCACAATCATGACTGAATTTCAGAAGGTTATGGTCCCACTGTTCCGACGAATAGCTTGCTGTCTCAACAGCTATCATTACCAG GTGGCTGAACGAGCTCACTTGCTATGGAACAACGAACACATCTTCGATGTTGTCTCCCAAAACCGGGAGGTGATTCTGCCTCTTGTGTTCACAGCACTTGTACATAACACCCAATATCACTGGAACCGAGCAGTGCTCAACCAGACCGAGAACATGAGGAAGATGCTGTCTCAGATGGACGAGGAACTGGTGCTTGCCTGCCAACTCAAGTTGAAGGAGGAAGATTCAAGGTCAAGTGCCGCAGCTGAGCAGCGAAGAGTGACATGGGAACGTCTTGAAGCTGCTGCCACTGCCAACATCCAACCTATAGCTGTAGCAGGTGATGTTTTAGCATCTCCTGCATGTTCGGTGGCATGTTAG
- the LOC114162579 gene encoding pentatricopeptide repeat-containing protein At5g55740, chloroplastic, whose amino-acid sequence MASLLPSVPNPPLHLPHSKPQNLTNLTPKQFSHNHFSLLCKDGRIREAVDSLSEMQWRNLQAGPDVYGTLLQGCVYERALPLGIQIHAHLIKKGPSFYQNEFVESKLIILYAKCGASDVATRLFRDAQSQNVFSWAAIIGLHTRTGRCEEALLGYIEMQNQGFLPDNFVVPNVLKACGFLRWVGFGKGVHAFVVKTPGLSECVYVATSLVDMYGKCGALEDAERVFDGMAERNDVAWNSMIVTYAQNGMNEEAIGMFREMRLQGVEVTPVALSGFFTACANLEAVGEGRQGHGLAVVRGLELDNVLGSSIMNFYFKVGLVEEGEVVFGEMVMRDMVAWNLVVSGYVQYGMVGKALEMCVMMREQNLRFDCVTLSSLLAVAADTRDVGLGMKAHGYCVKNDFEYDVVVSSGIIDMYAKCGKMDCARRVFSSTRKKDIVLWNTMLAACAEQGLSGEALKLFFQMQLESVPPNVVSWNSVIFGFFKNGQVAEARNVFAEMCSSGVTPNLITWTTVMSGLAQNGLGCDAMMVLREMQDVGIRPNNMSITSALSACTSMALLKYGRAIHGYIMRHYMFQSLDIATTMIDMYAKCGALNDAKYVFSMCSTKELSVYNAMISAYASHGQAREALALFKKLGRKRIVPDHITFTSVLSACSHGGLVKEGIEIFKYMVSDLKMSPSQEHYGCLIKLFANDGQLDEALKTILTMPSHPDAHILGSLLAACGQNHDIELADYIAKWLLKLDPHNSGNYVALSNVYATVGKWDEVSNIRRFMKEKGLRKIPGCSWIQVGQELHYFIAGDRSHPKTEEIYVTLDLLGFEIH is encoded by the coding sequence ATGGCTTCTCTCCTTCCTTCAGTCCCCAACCCTCCCCTCCACCTTCCCCATTCCAAACCCCAAAACCTCACAAACCTCACGCCCAAACAATTCTCTCACAACCACTTCTCTTTGCTCTGCAAAGATGGCCGAATCCGCGAAGCCGTAGATTCCCTCTCCGAAATGCAATGGCGGAACCTCCAGGCGGGCCCCGACGTTTACGGAACGCTCCTTCAGGGCTGCGTCTACGAGAGAGCCCTACCCCTCGGCATTCAAATCCACGCCCACCTCATAAAAAAAGGTCCTTCCTTCTACCAGAACGAGTTCGTCGAATCCAAGCTAATCATTCTCTACGCCAAATGCGGCGCCTCCGACGTGGCAACGCGCCTCTTCCGCGATGCCCAAAGCCAGAACGTCTTCTCCTGGGCGGCCATTATCGGGTTGCACACGCGAACGGGCCGTTGCGAAGAAGCGCTTTTGGGTTACATAGAAATGCAAAACCAAGGGTTCTTACCCGACAACTTCGTTGTGCCCAATGTTTTGAAGGCTTGCGGGTTTCTTCGGTGGGTCGGATTTGGTAAAGGGGTTCACGCGTTCGTCGTGAAGACACCGGGGTTAAGTGAATGTGTTTATGTTGCGACTAGTCTTGTGGACATGTATGGGAAGTGTGGGGCTTTGGAGGATGCGGAGAGGGTGTTTGATGGAATGGCTGAGAGAAACGACGTTGCTTGGAACTCCATGATTGTGACCTACGCGCAAAACGGAATGAATGAGGAGGCGATAGGGATGTTTCGGGAGATGAGGTTGCAAGGAGTGGAAGTAACTCCCGTTGCTTTGTCGGGTTTTTTTACGGCATGTGCGAATTTGGAGGCCGTTGGAGAAGGACGACAAGGGCATGGCCTTGCTGTTGTGAGAGGGTTGGAGTTGGATAACGTTTTGGGGAGTTCAATTATGAACTTCTATTTCAAGGTTGGTTTGGTTGAGGAAGGTGAAGTGGTTTTTGGAGAAATGGTGATGAGAGATATGGTGGCGTGGAATTTGGTTGTCTCGGGTTATGTGCAGTATGGGATGGTTGGGAAGGCGCTTGAGATGTGTGTTATGATGAGGGAACAGAATTTGAGGTTTGACTGTGTTACATTGTCTTCTTTGTTGGCTGTTGCTGCTGATACAAGAGATGTAGGATTGGGCATGAAGGCACACGGATATTGTGTTAAGAATGATTTTGAGTATGATGTGGTTGTCTCAAGTGGAATCATTGATATGTACGCGAAGTGTGGGAAGATGGATTGTGCAAGAAGAGTTTTCAGCTCTACCAGAAAGAAGGACATTGTGTTGTGGAATACGATGTTGGCTGCTTGTGCTGAGCAGGGTCTGAGTGGGGAGGCCCTGAAATTGTTCTTTCAAATGCAGCTGGAGAGTGTGCCTCCAAATGTGGTTTCTTGGAATTCTGTGATTTTTGGTTTCTTTAAGAATGGTCAGGTTGCTGAAGCTAGAAATGTGTTTGCGGAAATGTGCTCCTCTGGTGTTACGCCTAATTTGATCACGTGGACGACGGTGATGTCTGGTTTGGCCCAGAATGGTCTTGGTTGTGATGCTATGATGGTTCTCAGGGAGATGCAGGATGTGGGAATCAGACCTAATAACATGAGCATAACTTCTGCGCTCTCAGCCTGCACCAGTATGGCATTGTTGAAATATGGAAGGGCAATTCATGGGTACATTATGAGGCATTATATGTTTCAGTCTCTTGATATCGCGACTACTATGATAGATATGTATGCTAAATGTGGAGCATTGAATGATGCCAAGTACGTGTTCAGTATGTGTTCAACAAAGGAGTTGTCTGTGTACAATGCAATGATATCTGCATATGCATCTCATGGTCAAGCTAGAGAAGCTCTTGCGCTTTTTAAAAAGTTGGGAAGAAAAAGAATCGTGCCAGATCACATAACCTTTACCAGTGTGTTGTCTGCATGCAGCCACGGGGGGTTGGTGAAGGAGGGCATCGAGATTTTCAAGTATATGGTCTCTGATCTCAAGATGTCACCGAGTCAGGAACATTATGGTTGTTTGATCAAACTTTTTGCCAACGATGGCCAGTTAGATGAAGCTCTTAAGACTATTTTGACAATGCCAAGCCATCCTGATGCACATATATTAGGATCTCTGCTTGCGGCGTGTGGACAAAATCATGATATAGAACTAGCAGATTATATAGCAAAATGGTTGTTGAAATTGGACCCGCATAATTCAGGGAATTATGTGGCTCTTTCAAATGTATATGCAACTGTCGGAAAATGGGATGAAGTGTCAAATATAAGGAGATTCATGAAAGAAAAGGGTCTACGAAAGATTCCTGGGTGTAGCTGGATTCAAGTTGGCCAAGAACTACACTATTTTATTGCTGGCGATAGATCACACCCTAAAACAGAAGAGATATATGTTACATTGGATTTGTTGGGATTCGAAATTCATTAA